Proteins found in one Lagopus muta isolate bLagMut1 chromosome 18, bLagMut1 primary, whole genome shotgun sequence genomic segment:
- the LOC125702238 gene encoding uncharacterized protein LOC125702238 isoform X2: MHLKSGVAVPRANHAERADGSRIVRTAVTVYYCKDCGEEGCKLSDYTDFEIIGETENEIFSNENIQLVINETHITMCFQQENMFRDGAYTIFWEKDEGLGEPCGFLKSGDSFEDRRHSVTEAGKICCETQTDHVNPQNALTCYTGATDENTGNHQYSVGENKHSGLTALFLILGTCAGGALLSTYYCKRRFQRHQGHIIVLQQTPPVNGETQLS, from the exons GTGTTGCTGTGCCCAGAGCTAACCATGCTGAGAGGGCAGATGGCTCTCGCATCGTCAGAACCGCTGTGACAGTCTACTACTGTAAAGACTGTGGGGAAGAAGGATGCAAACTATCCGATTACACAGACTTCGAAATAATCGGcgaaacagaaaatgagatattttcaaatgaaaatattcagctGGTGATCAACGAAACACACATTACTATGTgttttcagcaagaaaacatgTTTCGTGATGGGGCTTATACCATTTTCTGGGAGAAGGATGAGGGGTTAGGAGAACCGTGTGGCTTCCTGAAGTCTGGAG ATTCCTTTGAAGATAGGAGACACAGCGTGACAGAGGCGGGAAAAATCTGCTGTGAAACACAGACAGATCATGTCAACCCTCAGAATGCCCTGACGTGCTACACTGGAGCTACAGATGAGAATACAG gtaATCACCAGTATTCAGTCGGTGAAAACAAACACTCTGGCCTCACTGCCTTGTTCCTTATTCTGGGGACTTGTGCAGGAGGAGCACTGCTGTCCACATATTATTGCAAGAGGCGGTTCCAGAGACATCAAG GACATATCATAGTGCTCCAGCAGACTCCTCCAG TGAATGGGGAGACACAGCTGTCTTGA
- the LOC125702238 gene encoding uncharacterized protein LOC125702238 isoform X1, with translation MGSACILWLCLLLLALPTPHAGVAVPRANHAERADGSRIVRTAVTVYYCKDCGEEGCKLSDYTDFEIIGETENEIFSNENIQLVINETHITMCFQQENMFRDGAYTIFWEKDEGLGEPCGFLKSGDSFEDRRHSVTEAGKICCETQTDHVNPQNALTCYTGATDENTGNHQYSVGENKHSGLTALFLILGTCAGGALLSTYYCKRRFQRHQGHIIVLQQTPPVNGETQLS, from the exons GTGTTGCTGTGCCCAGAGCTAACCATGCTGAGAGGGCAGATGGCTCTCGCATCGTCAGAACCGCTGTGACAGTCTACTACTGTAAAGACTGTGGGGAAGAAGGATGCAAACTATCCGATTACACAGACTTCGAAATAATCGGcgaaacagaaaatgagatattttcaaatgaaaatattcagctGGTGATCAACGAAACACACATTACTATGTgttttcagcaagaaaacatgTTTCGTGATGGGGCTTATACCATTTTCTGGGAGAAGGATGAGGGGTTAGGAGAACCGTGTGGCTTCCTGAAGTCTGGAG ATTCCTTTGAAGATAGGAGACACAGCGTGACAGAGGCGGGAAAAATCTGCTGTGAAACACAGACAGATCATGTCAACCCTCAGAATGCCCTGACGTGCTACACTGGAGCTACAGATGAGAATACAG gtaATCACCAGTATTCAGTCGGTGAAAACAAACACTCTGGCCTCACTGCCTTGTTCCTTATTCTGGGGACTTGTGCAGGAGGAGCACTGCTGTCCACATATTATTGCAAGAGGCGGTTCCAGAGACATCAAG GACATATCATAGTGCTCCAGCAGACTCCTCCAG TGAATGGGGAGACACAGCTGTCTTGA